From a single Sphaeramia orbicularis chromosome 4, fSphaOr1.1, whole genome shotgun sequence genomic region:
- the ctxn1 gene encoding cortexin-1: MNTFPSFSTPPPNTPTIQSVCKPCLRAPWRMNDVPTLDYELLLSPASSSLTGSPGGGSSSSPPLALVGMDTEQRTALAFVGLLMLFLIFLLVRCFRILLDPYSRMPASSWTDHKEGLERGQFDYALV, from the coding sequence ATGAACACCTTCCCATCATTCTCCACACCTCCTCCCAACACACCAACAATCCAGTCAGTGTGTAAGCCCTGCCTACGGGCCCCGTGGAGGATGAATGATGTGCCCACACTTGACTACGAGTTGCTGCTGTCCCCGGCCAGCTCCTCCCTCACCGGCAGTCCTGGcggtggcagcagcagcagccccccTCTGGCTTTGGTTGGGATGGACACTGAGCAGCGCACTGCCTTGGCCTTCGTAGGCCTCCTCATGCTCTTCCTGATCTTCCTGCTGGTCAGGTGCTTCAGGATCCTGCTGGACCCCTACAGCCGCATGCCTGCATCATCCTGGACTGACCACAAGGAGGGGCTGGAGAGGGGTCAGTTTGATTATGCACTAGTGTAG